TCTTCATTTGGCTCCAGTAATACCGCACCACAACCATCACCAAAAATGATGCAGGTACTGCGGTCCTGGTAATTGATGATGGACGACATTTTATCGCCACCTACTACCAGTACTTTTTTATGTCTTCCAGATTCAATAAATTGAGATGCAGTGGTTAAGCCAAAAATAAAACCAGAGCATGCGGCCTGAAGGTCGTACCCCCAGGCGTTTACAGCACCGATTTTATCGGCCAGAATGTTTGCCGAAGCAGGAAATTGCAAATCAGGAGTGGTGGTGCAAAAAATGATCAGTTCAATCTCATCTGCGGTGATGCCACGTTTCTTTAGTAGTCCGTTTACGGCATGAACAGCCATGTCAGATATGCCTAGACCTTCTCCCTTTAATATTCTGCGCTCTTTTATCCCCGTTCGGGAGGTGATCCATTCATCTGTAGTATCAACAATAGATTCTAATTCCTTGTTGGTTAAAACATAATCTGGAACGTAACCCTGAACTGCGGTTATTGCAGCGTGAACTTTGCTCATTTGATTCTAAATTTTATTTAAAAGCGGCTTGTATTTTTTCTACCAGGCCGGTTGTGATCATTTCCCTTGATTGCATGATCATGTTTTTAACTGCTGTGGGACTGGAGATACCATGACCAATTACTACTGGTGCGTTAACACCTAAAACCGGGCTTCCACCATAGTTTTCATAGTTAAAACGATCAAAAAACTCATCTTTAAAACCTTTTCTGATGGTCATCACGTAGAAAGATTCTGCCAGTTTAAGCATAATATTTCCGGTAAAGCCATCGCAAACAATCACATCAGCTTTGTCGTTAAACAAATCCCTGCCTTCAATATTTCCAATAAAATTAAAGATTCCATTGTCCTTCATCAATGGGAAAGTGGCAAGACTGAGCATATTGCCCTTTTCGTCTTCTTCTCCGATATTGATTAACCCTACTTTAGGGTCATCAATGTGCATCACATTTTTGGCGTACAAACTACCCAAAGTACCAAATTGAACAAGGGTATCGGGTTTGCAGTCGGCATTAGCACCAACATCCATCATCAGTCCGGTTCCACCGCTCAATTTTGGAACAAAAGAGCATAAGCACGGGCGTATAATTCCGGGAACTGTTTTTACGCTAAAAACCGCACCAACTAGCATTGCTCCAGAGTTTCCTGCACTGGCAAAAGAGTCGAGTTCTCCTTTTTTGAGCATGGAAAATCCAATACCAATACTGGAATTGGGTTTTTGGACAATAGCTTTAGTGGCGTGTTCGCCCATACCAATAACTTCTTCGGTATGAACATATTCAAAGTGATCGGGATTAAACCCGTTTTCGGAGAGTAAAGGTTTTATCTGCTGTGTGTCTCCAATCAAGACCAGATGTTCCTTTGGAGACAGCAATTGATGAGCAGCTATTGCTCCCAAAACATTGGCTTTGGGAGCATAGTCTCCGCCCATTATATCGAGACCTATTTTCATAGTAAAAAATCAGTTTGTGTAATGAAACATTAATGCCCTGTTTTCAGTTGTCTAAGATAATCCTAAACAGACCTGAACACAAACTATTTTTTAGAAAATTAACCTATCGAAGTGTTTTCAATAACCAGTTTACCGTTGTAGTAAAGGTTACCATCAACGTTATAAGCATGGTGAGGTGTGTGTATTGCACCTGTAGTTTGACAAGTAGCTAAAGAAGGAGCTATAGCTTTATAGTGGGTTCTTCTTTTATCTCTTCTGCTTTTAGAGATCTTGCGTTTTGGATGTGCCATTGCTGATTTGTTTTAGTATTATTTTAATTTTTTTAGAGCTGCCCAACGCGGGTCCTCCGTTATTTGTTCTTCGTTATTATGTTGTGTTTCGCCAGAAAGGTTTTCCAACCGTTCTACCATTTCTGTATCACATTTTGATCCTTCTACACCGGTTTCTTCGCAGAATTTAACATAAGGGACCGATACATTGATCATCTCATATAAAATCTCCGATATGTCCACTTCGCTCTCTTTTCTGTCCAGCATAATGATCTCCAGATCGTCGCTTTCCAGTCCATCTTCGGTAAATTTTACAATTTGCCTTTCGCTGATGTCCAATGGTGCAGTAAATTCTGATAAACATTTATCGCAATCTAATTTTACTGTACCCATAATGTGGATTTGTAAAATCAACATCGTTTCTTGTTTGTCTAGCTCTACCGTTGCTTTTAAAACTCCTTCTTTTACCAAAGAGTACTCAAAAGCATCAAAAAAGCTGTTATCAATGTCAAACTCGAATTGATGTTTGCCAATTTTTAAGCCTGTAAAGGGGATTGAAAATTGTTTTAGCGGTTTCAATTGTAACAAAATTTTAGCCCGCAAATGTATGAATAATATTTATTCGATGCAAATAGAAGCTGAAATAATTCTGCGTTAGCTTCCAATTAATTAGCGTCATCTTTTAAATCAAATGCCGTCTCTACCAGTTTTCCTCCGCCACGCAACTGGTTGCGCAGCAGCTCTTCCTGTTCCCTTCTGCTTTTTATGATGTGTAAAGCAGCAAAAAGGGCTTCTATAAAGGAGGTAGGACTAGCCAGGTTTTTTCCGGCAATGTCGTAGCCTGTTCCATGATCAGGAGAGGTACGTACAAATTTCAAACCCGCGGTGTAGTTAACACCGGTATTAAAAGCCATCGTCTTAAATGGAATCAATCCCTGGTCGTGGTACATCGCTAATACAGCGTCAAATTGTTTGTAACTTCCTTTGCCAAAAAAACCATCCGCAGAGTAAGGGCCAAAGCAGATCACGCCTTTGTCAAAAGCTTGCTGTATTGCGGGCATAATAATCTCTTCTTCTTCCTTTCCTAAAAGACCATTGTCACCAGCATGAGGGTTTAATCCCAATACCGCAATTTTAGGTTTTTCAATCCAAAAATCTTTTTTTAGGCTCTGGTTAATGAGCATCAATTTGTTAACAATTTTTTCTTTAGTGATGCTTGCTGCAATGTCTTTTACTGGTATATGCGCGGTAACTACACCTATGCGGAGGTTTTCGCTAATTAAAAACATCAATACATCATTACTGCCACTTTTTTCTTGCAGGTATTCCGTGTGTCCTGGAAATTTGAAGGTGTCAGATTGTATATTGTGCTTGTTAATTGGTGCGGTAACTAGTGCATCAATTTCTCCGCTTACTAAATCGGCTGTTGCTTTTTCCAGCGAAAGCAGTGCGTATTTGCCACCTGTTTCATTTATCGCGCCCAAATCAATTTTTACATCTTCTTCCCAGCAATTGATCATGTTGGCTTTCTTAGGATTGGCCAGGCTTGCGGAATTGATTACATTAAATGTAAAATCACCCATGCCCAATGCTTTTCTGTGGTAAGAAGCTATTTTAGTATGTCCGTATACAATTGGCGTGAAGTGTTCATAAATGCTTTCTTCAGACAATGCTTTGAGGATTACCTCCAGGCCAATGCCGTTAATGTCGCCTACGCTGATGCCAATTTTTATCTTATTGCTCATGCTTCATGTAAAATTTGGTGCAAATTACAGAAATTCCCGGCAAATGCTGAGCACAAGTTTTAGTTTTGCGGTATTGACGTTTTATGGAAGGCTGCAAGGAACTGCGTGAGGAGTTGTCAAAAGAAAGGTAAGGGTAAGCAACTATAGTTATCTAAAATGGAGTGAAACTTAAAAATGTCGTATACTAATTTAGCTCAACACCAGTCCTGAAATTACTTGATGCCTAGCGTCATCCTAAATCGAGCTTGCTTTATTTCGAAAAGGACTGTAGGATAAGTAGAATAATACCCACCAGGGCTTAAAAGCATTCTTTAGTAATTACGATTTAAATGAGAGTCAACAATTTCTTTGGAAGTTGATGAAGTTGGCTTCAATTAGCGGGAAGGTTGGTCTATCTAGCAAGGAACATATGGATATGTTTAGGTTTTATGAAGATTTACATCAACTGGTATTGGCTACGAGTATTCTGCACAATGATCAGGATTAGCTTCAATTACTATCCCAAAAGATACAACAGCATCCAATCTTTAGTCTCGATGATAACTTCTAACCGATTCCGTTATAACGATAATGTGGTAATCCATGTTTTCGGGCTGCCTCCGGCATGCGTATATACCATCAAGCAATCACATTCAGGTTACCTACGAGTCATCTTAAGGGTTGAAAGGCTTTTAAGCTTTTCAATCCCGAAGTTGATTCGAGTTAAGAGTTAAGTTGGTATATACGCATGCCAGACGCATGTAAGAAGCAGTATATTGACCAAATGGGTAGTTGGGAGTGCACAGTAATTTTAGGAGGGTTATAACCTCCCGGCAACTTGCATTTTATTCACAAATTAAATTATTTTAAAATTATAGGACGTTTATTATTTGGATCATATGGGCCAGTTATTGGTCTGGTAGGGGAATAGATATCGTAACGTTTTGGCTATAATTCAAAGGATGCCGATTGACTTAACTACTTTTAAGTAATCTAAATTTTTCACTATGCCTTTACCCGCTCTATTATCCAAAGGAAATTTTATCAATTATCTATTGAGTAACATAGGCGAATTTTAGATGAGCAAAGAGAACGTTTTGAACGCTACCCTAATGTCTATTCTAGCGAATTATACCTGTATAGATTAAAGTATTTCACCATTATAAACAATTAAATTCCGGCAGATACTGAAAAGCCTGTTAGGTTCAAATCAAAATGTATGAATAAAATAGTACGTATAAATCTTTTTTGCATGTTCAGTTTTTTGTTCTTCATTGAACAGTCTGTTGGTCAGTCATTAAATATACCTGGTATTAAAGCCGGCACCGCCAAAATAACCGGACGTTTAATAATGTCGAATGATAGCAACAAGGATAGTAATTTTGTAGATATTGCTGTTTCCTATCCGATTTCCGGAGAGCGCGCTAAATATAAAACCAGGGTTGATGAATCTGGGGAGTTCTCTATTGATACTGATGTTGAAACAGATATTTCACTGGTTGGCTTAAACACAAGTTTAAATCCAGAGAAGGTCTTGTATGTTAAATTGATAAGTGGTGGTGTTACACATATTGAGATTGCTTATAATTCCAGTTTCGATATTGAAAATATAGACGTTAGGCCTGCAATGAATAAAAATGACATGAGCCTGGGCGTGGAGGCCATTGGGAAAGTTATTGAACATAGGCCAAACAGGTTGCCTAAACCACTGTATGACAAAAGCCCGGATGAATTTCTAAATCATGCTAAATTTGTTGTATCTGAAAGATTAGCTATTTTAAATCATGATACCCTACTCTCAAAAGAATTTAAAGTAATGCTGTCTAAAGATTTTCATTTATTCATGTACGTAGGACATGTATTTGATTATGAAGGTGCGATGATGCTCAATTATAGGAACACAAATGCCGATAAAGATAAAAAGCCCGATTTTCATAAAATTGACAGATCTTACTACCGGTTTTTGAAAGATTTTAACCTTAATGATCCAGAATATTTGCTTTGTTTTGCGTTACCAGAGTTTCAAAAAGGAATTCTTCAAAATGAAATATTGGGGATTCCTGTAATCGGGGACAGCGATATTCCCACGTGGTTAGCCGGGGTGAAAGTTGTTTTGTCTGATTTGGTTGGATTTGACAAGGGACCATACTATGATATTTTAGCGGCTAATGCCTATGGTAGACAGCTAAACGAAGAAGTAAGACCACTCAGCGAAAAGCAAAAAAAGAACATCGAAAATTATTGGGGAAAAGGAGAAATTGCAAAAATACTATTTCGAAAAAACCAAAAAGTTATTGAATTAAACAAGTTCAAATCACCTGCTGTTGTAAATGACATCTCAACGGTATCGAATGATAAAATTATAGAAACAATTCTTTCTAAACATAAGGGCAAGGTTGTTTTTATCGACCTTTGGGCAACATGGTGTGCACCTTGCCTGGATGCCATGCAACAATTCAGAAGTGTAAAAAATGAGCTGAGTAATCAGGATATTGCATTTGTGTACTTAACAAATGGCTCCTCTCCCCGTAAGTTATGGGAGGAAAAAATTAAAGGAATAGGAGATGAACACTATTATCTGACAAACCCTCAATGGGAATACATCATGAACCATTTTGAACTTGAATATATTCCCTCTTATCTATTGTATGATACAAAAGGTGTGCTGATCAATAAATTTTCGGCCTTTCCAGGAAATGAACAAGTGAAAGACATGATTAAAGGGCTGTTGTAATGAACAAACTTTTTCAACGCTCAATCGTTACAAAATTCTCATATTATAAGCAACCTGATCACTTTTATGGAGGCCAAGTCTGTAATATAGGTAAGTGCTCAGTAATAAATGGTGTTAGTTTTGCTGATCGAGATGGGTAGATTTCGATCCGATTCAAAATAACAAGTAGTATAAAATTTAACTGGCTTAATCTTCCTGTACGTGTTTCCGGGAGATCTTTAGCTTTTTAAGTTTAGAATTTAATGTGGTTGCAGGTACACCCAGTACTTTAGCCGCGCCCATTGGTCCGGAAATTTTGCCATCGCATTGTTTCAGTACCGCCAGTATATGGTCACGCTCGTTTTCAGCAATGGTTTTTATAATTGTAGACGCTTCGCCGTAGGTCATTCTTTTTCCGGCAACAGGCAATTCTATCTCTTTAATTACCTCGCCCTTTGTAAGCAATATGGTTCTTTCTATAACGTGTTCCAGTTCTCTGATGTTTCCGGGCCAGTCATAAGCCTGCAGTGTTTTGACCGCTGCTTTTGAAAGTCGCTTTGGTTTTTTTGCCGTTTTTTTGGCTTCCCTTAGCAAAAAATGACAGGCCAGTTGTTCAATGTCCTCCCTGCGGTCTCTAAGCGCAGGAAGTTGGATCGGGAAAACATTTAGCCGGTAAAAAAGATCACTTCTAAAGGTGCCCGCCTGCACATCTTGATAAAGATTCCGGTTGGTGGCAGCAATTATTCTAATGTTGATCTTAATGACCTGCGACCCACCTACACGCTCAATTTCTTTTTCCTGTATTGCGCGGAGTAACTTAGCTTGCAGTTCCAGTGGTAGTTCTCCAATCTCGTCCAAAAACAAAGTGCCGTTGTTGGCCAGTTCAAACTTACCTATTCTTCGCGCAATGGCCCCGGTAAAACTTCCTTTTTCATGACCAAATAATTCGCTTTCTGCAAGGCTTGGCGGAAGTGCTGCACAATTTAGCTTAATCATCAGTTTGTCTTTCCTGGATGAGGCATTGTGAATTGCCCTTGCAATGAGTTCCTTACCAGTGCCCGTTTCGCCAAGGATGAGCACAGTACTGTCTGATGGGGCCACCTGCTCTATGGAGCGATAAACCATCTGCACCAGGGGACTATTACCAACAATTTCATCGTAGTTATAGGTAATGGCAATCTGCTCTTTAAGATATGACCTTTCCTCTTCAAGTTGTTGCTTGTAGATATTGATTTCTGCCAATTGCTGCTCTATTTTTTCATTGGCCCTGATGTTGGCCACAGCAACAGAAATTTGCATAGATATGGTTTTTAACAGCTCGAAATAACTATTGGCAATTGAATTTTCTACTTTACAATAGAGGTAAAAGAAACCTACACATTTACCCTGATCAACTATAGGTAAGCCAATCATCTCTTTAATACCCATATTGTGCCAGAAGCCGATCCACACGGGGGCATCCGGCCATTTTACTACCTCATCCAAATAAAAAACAATAGGATCTGTTGCGCCAATCATGGCATGGCAGAGGCCATCTTCTAAAGAATATTTAGCCGTAGAAACCGGAGCTATACCTTCGTTTTTCTGAAAACTTTCCTTCTCATTGTATAAAAATGCACTGTGCGTAGTTTGGTCGTCATTGATCAGGCAAATTACAAAATCTTCGAACAGAAAAAGTTGCTTTAGTTGCTGGTCTATTACATCAAACAGGTCTGCCTTGTTTCTGGTGGTGGCAATTGAACTGCTCAGTTTAAATAATATCGCATTCTCTCTGCTTGTTTTCTCTATTTGCGCTTTCGCAGCCTCTAAAGCATCCTCTAGTTTTAACACAGATGGTTCTTTCATATCGCGAAGATATGACGATTTATCATTAATGCTATCGTTAAATGACGATATATAGTAATTAAAAAGCACTTTTATATGTTGTAAATAGCTAAGCTGTAGGTTGATAAGGTATTGGTATGCTTGTTGGTTAAGCCGCGGTATAAAAAATAAATTTATGAAACCATCAACAAATCTTTTGTCTCCAGACAACCATGCCTTAGTGCTAATTGACTTTGAAGGTCAGATGGCCTTTGCTACCAAGAGTATTTCTATAACAGAATTGCGTACCAACGTTGCCATCATAGCCGGAGGCTCCAGGATTTTCAACATTCCTACTATTGTAACTACTGTTGCGGAAGATTCGTTTGCAGGTCCGGTTTTTTCGGAAATTGAAGAGTTTTATCCACAGGCAACTTCTGGATACCTGGACCGTACAACTATGAATACCTGGGAAGATGAACCCGCCTATAAAGCCATTACCGGAACTGGTAAGAAAAAATTGGTGCTTGCTGGTTTGTGGACAGGGGTGTGTATTGTTGGCCCTGCATTATCTGCCATGGAAGAAGGATACGACGTATTTGTAATTACGGATGCTTGTGGTGATGTAAGTACTGAGGCACATGAGCGGGCCGTGCAAAGAATGGTACATGCTGGTGTTAAGCCTATTACAGCCGTACAATATGTGTTAGAATTGCAAAGAGACTGGGCTAGAACAGAGACTTATGTTGCGGTAACCGACCTGATGAAGAAATATGGTGCAGGTTATGGCCTGGGCATACAATATGCGCATAAAATGGTTAAGCACTAAGTTTCGGCTCAGCAGGATGAAATTGAGGTACAATCTTTTTATGTTGATCGTAGTGCTGCTGTCTGGCTTTTTTCATGAAGATCTTGCAGCGCAAAGCATCAGACTGATGCGTTATGATGAAGACTACAGCA
The nucleotide sequence above comes from Pedobacter sp. MC2016-14. Encoded proteins:
- a CDS encoding beta-ketoacyl-ACP synthase III encodes the protein MSKVHAAITAVQGYVPDYVLTNKELESIVDTTDEWITSRTGIKERRILKGEGLGISDMAVHAVNGLLKKRGITADEIELIIFCTTTPDLQFPASANILADKIGAVNAWGYDLQAACSGFIFGLTTASQFIESGRHKKVLVVGGDKMSSIINYQDRSTCIIFGDGCGAVLLEPNEEGNGIIDAVLRTDGSGRQYLHQKAGGSVKPASIETVTNNEHVVYQEGQAVFKFAVTNMANVAAEIMERNNLTADQVNWLVPHQANKRIIDATASRMGVGADKVMINIERYGNTTNGTIPLCLWEWESQLKKGDTLILAAFGGGFTWGSVYLKWAY
- the plsX gene encoding phosphate acyltransferase PlsX, with the protein product MKIGLDIMGGDYAPKANVLGAIAAHQLLSPKEHLVLIGDTQQIKPLLSENGFNPDHFEYVHTEEVIGMGEHATKAIVQKPNSSIGIGFSMLKKGELDSFASAGNSGAMLVGAVFSVKTVPGIIRPCLCSFVPKLSGGTGLMMDVGANADCKPDTLVQFGTLGSLYAKNVMHIDDPKVGLINIGEEDEKGNMLSLATFPLMKDNGIFNFIGNIEGRDLFNDKADVIVCDGFTGNIMLKLAESFYVMTIRKGFKDEFFDRFNYENYGGSPVLGVNAPVVIGHGISSPTAVKNMIMQSREMITTGLVEKIQAAFK
- the rpmF gene encoding 50S ribosomal protein L32 encodes the protein MAHPKRKISKSRRDKRRTHYKAIAPSLATCQTTGAIHTPHHAYNVDGNLYYNGKLVIENTSIG
- a CDS encoding DUF177 domain-containing protein, coding for MKPLKQFSIPFTGLKIGKHQFEFDIDNSFFDAFEYSLVKEGVLKATVELDKQETMLILQIHIMGTVKLDCDKCLSEFTAPLDISERQIVKFTEDGLESDDLEIIMLDRKESEVDISEILYEMINVSVPYVKFCEETGVEGSKCDTEMVERLENLSGETQHNNEEQITEDPRWAALKKLK
- the pdxA gene encoding 4-hydroxythreonine-4-phosphate dehydrogenase PdxA; translated protein: MSNKIKIGISVGDINGIGLEVILKALSEESIYEHFTPIVYGHTKIASYHRKALGMGDFTFNVINSASLANPKKANMINCWEEDVKIDLGAINETGGKYALLSLEKATADLVSGEIDALVTAPINKHNIQSDTFKFPGHTEYLQEKSGSNDVLMFLISENLRIGVVTAHIPVKDIAASITKEKIVNKLMLINQSLKKDFWIEKPKIAVLGLNPHAGDNGLLGKEEEEIIMPAIQQAFDKGVICFGPYSADGFFGKGSYKQFDAVLAMYHDQGLIPFKTMAFNTGVNYTAGLKFVRTSPDHGTGYDIAGKNLASPTSFIEALFAALHIIKSRREQEELLRNQLRGGGKLVETAFDLKDDAN
- a CDS encoding TlpA disulfide reductase family protein, which produces MNKIVRINLFCMFSFLFFIEQSVGQSLNIPGIKAGTAKITGRLIMSNDSNKDSNFVDIAVSYPISGERAKYKTRVDESGEFSIDTDVETDISLVGLNTSLNPEKVLYVKLISGGVTHIEIAYNSSFDIENIDVRPAMNKNDMSLGVEAIGKVIEHRPNRLPKPLYDKSPDEFLNHAKFVVSERLAILNHDTLLSKEFKVMLSKDFHLFMYVGHVFDYEGAMMLNYRNTNADKDKKPDFHKIDRSYYRFLKDFNLNDPEYLLCFALPEFQKGILQNEILGIPVIGDSDIPTWLAGVKVVLSDLVGFDKGPYYDILAANAYGRQLNEEVRPLSEKQKKNIENYWGKGEIAKILFRKNQKVIELNKFKSPAVVNDISTVSNDKIIETILSKHKGKVVFIDLWATWCAPCLDAMQQFRSVKNELSNQDIAFVYLTNGSSPRKLWEEKIKGIGDEHYYLTNPQWEYIMNHFELEYIPSYLLYDTKGVLINKFSAFPGNEQVKDMIKGLL
- a CDS encoding sigma 54-interacting transcriptional regulator; amino-acid sequence: MKEPSVLKLEDALEAAKAQIEKTSRENAILFKLSSSIATTRNKADLFDVIDQQLKQLFLFEDFVICLINDDQTTHSAFLYNEKESFQKNEGIAPVSTAKYSLEDGLCHAMIGATDPIVFYLDEVVKWPDAPVWIGFWHNMGIKEMIGLPIVDQGKCVGFFYLYCKVENSIANSYFELLKTISMQISVAVANIRANEKIEQQLAEINIYKQQLEEERSYLKEQIAITYNYDEIVGNSPLVQMVYRSIEQVAPSDSTVLILGETGTGKELIARAIHNASSRKDKLMIKLNCAALPPSLAESELFGHEKGSFTGAIARRIGKFELANNGTLFLDEIGELPLELQAKLLRAIQEKEIERVGGSQVIKINIRIIAATNRNLYQDVQAGTFRSDLFYRLNVFPIQLPALRDRREDIEQLACHFLLREAKKTAKKPKRLSKAAVKTLQAYDWPGNIRELEHVIERTILLTKGEVIKEIELPVAGKRMTYGEASTIIKTIAENERDHILAVLKQCDGKISGPMGAAKVLGVPATTLNSKLKKLKISRKHVQED
- a CDS encoding hydrolase — encoded protein: MKPSTNLLSPDNHALVLIDFEGQMAFATKSISITELRTNVAIIAGGSRIFNIPTIVTTVAEDSFAGPVFSEIEEFYPQATSGYLDRTTMNTWEDEPAYKAITGTGKKKLVLAGLWTGVCIVGPALSAMEEGYDVFVITDACGDVSTEAHERAVQRMVHAGVKPITAVQYVLELQRDWARTETYVAVTDLMKKYGAGYGLGIQYAHKMVKH